The genomic DNA AGAGAAGAGATTTTTTCGAAAGTATTAAGAGCAGGAAGACGCACCTACTTCTTTGATGTAAGAGCCACTAAGGCAGATGATTACTACCTAACTATTACTGAGAGTAAAAAGTTCACAAACGATGATGGGTCGTTTCATTACAAAAAGCACAAAATATATATTTATAAAGAAGATTTTTCTGAATTTAAGGATATATTAGCTGAAATGACTGATTATATTATAGAAAAGAAAGGCGATGAAGTTATTAGTGAACGTCATCAAAAAGACTTTAAAAAGAATTATGAGGTTGAAAATACAGAAGCAACATCAACAAACGAAAATTCATCACATAAATCTACTGAAAATTTTACTGATGTAGATTTTGATGACATTTAAACTAAACTAAACTAACTATTTGAAAAGACCGCTATGATATTTCGTAGCGGTTTTTGTTTGATTTTTAAATAACTGTAGATTCCTTATGGACGACACAACAAGTTAATTAAGCTACTTGTGTTCCATTTTTAACTTGATTTTCTGGATTTAAAAGTATAACATCTTTTCCATTTACTGCCCCTAGTACTAAACACTCACTCATAAATTTAGCGATTTGTTTTTTAGGAAAATTTACAACAGCCACTATTTGTCTTTGTAACAAGTCTTCTTTTTTATAAAGTGCTGTAATTTGTGCAGATGATTTTTTAATCCCTAAATCTCCAAAGTCTATAGTAAGTTGGTATGCGGGGTTTCTTGCTTCAGGAAAGTCATCAACTTCAATAATGGTTCCTATTCGTAAATCTACTTTAGTAAAATCTTCAAAAGTTATAATGTCATTCATTTTTTAAAAATACAAATTACCAAATGAACTTTAAAATGGCCAACAACAAATTGGAATAATATTTTTTTTAGATGAACTCATCTTAACTTTTTCTATTTCCTAAAAAATGGCTAAAATTCGCCCATATTTTGTTACTTTTTTTACGCTTAGCACTGCTATGCCTTGCAAAAAATGCCGCATCTGAACAAATTTTATCTCATTTTCGGTTAAAAACAAAAAGTCAAGATGAGTTCGATGAATGAAATAGAAAAAAATAACGAACTTTGAGAAAACTTAAATTATCATGGCTAGAACTCCATCTAATATGCTTCCTTTAGGAACTCAGGCTCCAGATTTTAATCTATTTGATACTGTATCTGGAAATAACTTATCACTTAATCAGTTAAAAGGACGTCAGGCTACTGTAATTATGTTTATATGTAATCATTGCCCTTTTGTTATTCATGTCAATCCAGAAATGGTTGCCATTGCAAATTCATACTCTAAAAAGGGGATTAGCTTTATAGCTATTTCCAGTAACGATGTTCTTAATTACCCACAGGATAGTCCTGAAAACATGACTATTCATGCTAAAAATGAGAACTACCCGTTTCCATATTTATACGATGAAACACAAGATATCGCAAAGGCCTATGACGCAGCATGTACTCCCGATTTTTATGTGTTTGATGCTGACCTTAAACTAACGTATAGAGGACAACTGGATGACTCGCGCCCAGGAAATGATATACCTATTACTGGTAAAGATTTAAGACACGCTTTAGATTGTTTAATTGAAAACAAGAATAATACGACACAACAAAAACCTAGTATTGGCTGTAATATTAAATGGAAAAATAAATAAAGAATTTCTCAAAACGAATTATTCATATGGCAAGCTTTAAGAGTATTTTGCTTGTTACATCCCAATCAAGTTGAGTACAGGCTTTGACCTTTGGATCAAAAAACCGAAATTCTGTTATTTAACGTGAGTTCGACATAAGTAATCACAATTATTACTTACAACCGACTAATATTCAGGAAAATGCCCCCTCTGACAACACATTAAACAACTAAAAATCAAAATGTTACAAAAAAAATATTACATCGAACTCACGTTATTTAGATTCCCGCTTTTTCGAGTATGAATTTGCAATGGAAATCCCTCTCTTTGTTGGCAGACAGATCCAAGACAAGCCCCGGAGATTTTTTTTCAATTAAAAGCGTAATTGCCAAAAACCGACATCTAGCCACTTCCCAAATTTTAATCCCACCTCTTTAAAATGCGCTACTTGATTGAACCCAAATTTTTCATGCAGCTTGACACTTGCATCATTTGGTAATGTTAAACCTCCTAGAACAATATGATAATTTTGTGCTTTTAATTGAGACAATAGTGCTGTATATAATTTAGTACCTATTTGTTTTCCCAACATACCGTGCTTTACATATACTGTAGATTCTACCGTATGTTTATATGCAGGTTTTGGACGCCATTTGCTTCCATATGCATATCCTAGAATTTCATTTTTTTCTTCGAAAACAATAAATGGGTAATCAGCATTAATACGTGTAATTTTATCTTTAAAGATTTCTAAAGACAAGGCTACATCGTCAAAAGTAACTATAGAGTTTAATACATAATAATTGTAAATATCTAAAAGTTCTTCTGTGTCATTTAAATTTAAAGGCCTAATCATTTTTCAATACTCCGTCTTTATAGTTTTCCGTTTTTAAAAGATTTCCTTCTAGATCATAATGATTTAAACTACCATTTCCATTAACTATTGAGCCTTTATTTAATGGGCTACCTACACCATCAAAGCAGTTAATAACATCCATAAGCCCTCCATAGTCGCTATACAATTCTGTTTTATATAATTTTCCATTGGTATGGTAATATATCCATTCGCCCGCTTTGGCATCCTGAGGCCAGCTTGCCTTAACTCCTATTGAATGTAATTCACCATTTTCATGATATTTCTTATAATTATAATCACCAGACTCTTTATTTTTTATTTCTTCAGATTTTACACTACCATTTTTAAAATAGACCCTTTTAGTAACAATATATCCATAACTCATTTCTGCTTTCACCCATATTTCTCCTGTACTATAATAATAAAAATAATCACCTTCCAGCTTATCGTCTTTATAAAAAGATTTCGTTCCTATTTTTCCATTTTTATAATACTCTATGTGCAATCCCGTCTTTTTGCCTAGAATAAATTCTTTTTCATTATTAATATTACCTTCCGCATTATAAGATATGAATTTACCGTTCAATGCACCATCTGTAAAATGTGTTTTTGTATTTAACTTCCCGTCTTCAAAATATGAATAATAATCACCATTAACTTTCCCATTTTTATAAGTACTAATATTTTTTAGTTGTCCATTTTCAAAATATTCCTTTCTTTCTCCAATGACTATTCCATCCATATAATTAGTCTCTAATTTAAGTTTCGAGTTTTCATAATAATCTTTAAATAATTTATTTGGTTTGCCATTTTCATTATAAGATCCAATAGTTTTTAAAACACCATTGGGGTAGTAAGCTTTATGTTCTCCTATTTGTAGATTATTATTATATGTACCAATAGTCAATATTTTTCCTTCTTTTGAATACGTCTTAGCTTCTCCATGGT from Flavivirga abyssicola includes the following:
- a CDS encoding thioredoxin family protein, with protein sequence MARTPSNMLPLGTQAPDFNLFDTVSGNNLSLNQLKGRQATVIMFICNHCPFVIHVNPEMVAIANSYSKKGISFIAISSNDVLNYPQDSPENMTIHAKNENYPFPYLYDETQDIAKAYDAACTPDFYVFDADLKLTYRGQLDDSRPGNDIPITGKDLRHALDCLIENKNNTTQQKPSIGCNIKWKNK
- a CDS encoding GNAT family N-acetyltransferase, whose protein sequence is MIRPLNLNDTEELLDIYNYYVLNSIVTFDDVALSLEIFKDKITRINADYPFIVFEEKNEILGYAYGSKWRPKPAYKHTVESTVYVKHGMLGKQIGTKLYTALLSQLKAQNYHIVLGGLTLPNDASVKLHEKFGFNQVAHFKEVGLKFGKWLDVGFWQLRF
- a CDS encoding PUR family DNA/RNA-binding protein produces the protein MNNNDMMEREEIFSKVLRAGRRTYFFDVRATKADDYYLTITESKKFTNDDGSFHYKKHKIYIYKEDFSEFKDILAEMTDYIIEKKGDEVISERHQKDFKKNYEVENTEATSTNENSSHKSTENFTDVDFDDI
- a CDS encoding tRNA-binding protein, whose product is MNDIITFEDFTKVDLRIGTIIEVDDFPEARNPAYQLTIDFGDLGIKKSSAQITALYKKEDLLQRQIVAVVNFPKKQIAKFMSECLVLGAVNGKDVILLNPENQVKNGTQVA
- a CDS encoding toxin-antitoxin system YwqK family antitoxin, encoding MKLIIFVLFISINITWSQTSYKEYYDDGSIKLESSKKDGKLYGATKYYFPSGKLQRIVYYYGGKVNGIGKEYYESGQLSTLVNIKDDLYHGEAKTYSKEGKILTIGTYNNNLQIGEHKAYYPNGVLKTIGSYNENGKPNKLFKDYYENSKLKLETNYMDGIVIGERKEYFENGQLKNISTYKNGKVNGDYYSYFEDGKLNTKTHFTDGALNGKFISYNAEGNINNEKEFILGKKTGLHIEYYKNGKIGTKSFYKDDKLEGDYFYYYSTGEIWVKAEMSYGYIVTKRVYFKNGSVKSEEIKNKESGDYNYKKYHENGELHSIGVKASWPQDAKAGEWIYYHTNGKLYKTELYSDYGGLMDVINCFDGVGSPLNKGSIVNGNGSLNHYDLEGNLLKTENYKDGVLKND